A genomic region of Vitreoscilla filiformis contains the following coding sequences:
- the hypD gene encoding hydrogenase formation protein HypD has product MKYVDEFRDAALARNLAAKIAAEVQPQRRYHFMEFCGGHTHAIARYGLAELLPASVRMIHGPGCPVCVLPIGRIDQAIHLALERGAIVCTYGDTLRVPASGGLSMMKAKARGADIRMVYSAADALKVARANPVREVVFFAIGFETTTPPTALVLRQAKAEGLKNFSVLCCHVLTPAAITHILQGPGVGPAGDVPLDGFIGPAHVSIVIGYAPYVPFALGYQKPVVISGFEPLDVMQSILMLVRQVNEGRAEVENEFTRAVSADGNRAAQAVMDEVFEHREVFEWRGLGEVPDSALRIRPAYAEFDAEVRFGLCYQGVPDHKQCACGEILRGRKVPTDCKLFGTVCTPENPMGSCMVSSEGACAAHYAYGRFRDIPVVAA; this is encoded by the coding sequence ATGAAGTACGTGGACGAGTTCCGCGACGCCGCCCTGGCGCGCAACCTCGCCGCCAAGATCGCTGCCGAGGTGCAGCCGCAGCGGCGTTACCACTTCATGGAGTTCTGCGGCGGCCACACCCACGCCATCGCCCGCTACGGTTTGGCCGAGCTGCTGCCCGCCAGCGTGCGCATGATCCACGGCCCCGGCTGCCCGGTGTGTGTGCTGCCCATCGGGCGCATCGATCAGGCGATCCACCTCGCGCTGGAGCGCGGCGCCATTGTCTGCACCTATGGCGACACGTTGCGCGTACCCGCTTCGGGCGGCCTTTCGATGATGAAAGCCAAGGCACGCGGCGCGGACATCCGCATGGTGTATTCCGCCGCCGATGCGCTCAAAGTGGCCCGCGCTAACCCGGTGCGTGAAGTGGTGTTCTTCGCCATCGGGTTCGAGACCACCACGCCGCCCACCGCGCTGGTGCTGCGCCAAGCCAAGGCGGAAGGGCTGAAAAACTTCAGCGTGCTGTGCTGCCATGTGCTGACGCCGGCGGCCATCACCCACATCCTGCAAGGCCCGGGCGTCGGGCCGGCGGGCGATGTGCCGCTGGATGGTTTCATTGGCCCGGCGCATGTGAGCATCGTCATCGGTTACGCGCCCTATGTGCCGTTTGCGCTGGGTTACCAGAAGCCGGTGGTGATTTCGGGCTTTGAGCCGCTGGACGTGATGCAGTCCATCCTCATGCTGGTGCGCCAGGTGAACGAGGGCCGTGCCGAGGTGGAAAACGAGTTCACCCGCGCCGTCAGCGCCGACGGCAACCGCGCCGCCCAAGCCGTGATGGACGAGGTGTTCGAGCACCGCGAAGTGTTCGAGTGGCGCGGCCTGGGCGAAGTGCCGGACAGCGCCTTGCGCATCCGCCCCGCTTACGCCGAGTTCGATGCCGAGGTGCGTTTCGGCCTCTGCTACCAAGGCGTGCCGGATCACAAACAATGCGCCTGCGGCGAAATCCTGCGCGGGCGCAAGGTGCCCACGGATTGCAAGCTGTTCGGCACCGTCTGCACGCCGGAGAACCCGATGGGGTCGTGCATGGTGTCGAGCGAAGGCGCCTGCGCGGCGCATTACGCCTACGGGCGATTCCGCGACATTCCCGTGGTGGCGGCATGA
- a CDS encoding HypC/HybG/HupF family hydrogenase formation chaperone codes for MCLALPARVIERSADDQLLIDLGGIRKSVSGALTPEAQPGDYVIVHVGHAIGTVDAEEAERTLALFAELAASQAAEDQA; via the coding sequence ATGTGTCTTGCCCTGCCTGCCCGCGTCATTGAACGCAGCGCGGATGACCAACTGCTCATCGACCTGGGCGGCATCCGCAAAAGCGTGAGTGGCGCGCTCACGCCCGAAGCCCAGCCGGGGGATTACGTCATCGTCCATGTTGGCCACGCCATCGGCACGGTGGACGCCGAGGAAGCCGAGCGCACCCTCGCCCTGTTCGCCGAACTGGCCGCCAGCCAAGCCGCCGAGGATCAAGCATGA
- a CDS encoding Kae1-like domain-containing protein has protein sequence MNVAALARTRLPQPAPARVLACGAFLKNTACLLQGDEVLWSTEHGDLSTPDACVALEASLERLLAQASGPVQAVAHDLHPDFHSTRLAHQLAERLGVPAVAVQHHQAHIAVVQAEQGLGEVLGLALDGVGLGTDGSAWGGELLHLAAGGAAWQRLAHLPALALPGGDVAAREPWRMAAAALHAAGYAEQIEPRLGRMLATQPGTSTAQATQAARLVAQMLARGLNCPPTTAAGRWFDAAAGLLGLNLRQRFEAEAAIALERCATEWLAAHPGLDEPWGRTPLSPTPLPQGERGFDGGDGGISPSPLVGEGRGEGASAPTPQPFQPETLAALLALVPQLDPTQAGEGAARFHYHLAAALAHATVSAAQQRNLSTVVLGGGCFFNALLSRWLTARLRAAGLQVHRPNTLSCGDAGLALGQAWVAAAVLAST, from the coding sequence GTGAATGTGGCTGCCTTGGCGCGCACGCGCTTGCCCCAGCCCGCCCCGGCGCGGGTGCTGGCTTGTGGTGCTTTTCTGAAGAACACCGCCTGTTTGCTGCAAGGCGACGAGGTGCTGTGGTCTACCGAGCATGGCGACTTGAGCACGCCCGACGCCTGCGTAGCATTGGAAGCCTCGCTGGAACGCCTGTTGGCGCAGGCCAGCGGCCCGGTGCAAGCCGTGGCACACGATCTGCACCCGGATTTCCACTCCACTCGCCTGGCCCACCAACTGGCCGAACGCCTGGGCGTGCCCGCCGTGGCGGTGCAGCATCACCAAGCGCACATCGCCGTGGTGCAGGCCGAGCAGGGTTTGGGGGAGGTGCTGGGGCTGGCGCTGGATGGCGTCGGTCTGGGCACCGACGGCAGCGCCTGGGGCGGTGAACTGTTGCACTTGGCAGCGGGTGGCGCGGCGTGGCAACGCCTGGCACACCTGCCCGCGCTGGCCCTGCCCGGTGGCGACGTGGCGGCGCGTGAGCCTTGGCGCATGGCCGCCGCCGCCTTGCACGCCGCTGGTTACGCCGAGCAGATCGAGCCGCGCCTGGGCCGGATGCTGGCGACGCAGCCTGGCACCTCAACAGCCCAGGCCACGCAAGCCGCCCGGCTGGTGGCGCAGATGCTGGCGCGGGGCCTGAACTGCCCTCCGACCACCGCTGCGGGTCGCTGGTTTGACGCGGCAGCCGGTTTGTTGGGGCTGAACTTGCGCCAGCGGTTTGAGGCTGAAGCTGCCATTGCGCTGGAGCGTTGCGCGACCGAGTGGCTGGCGGCGCATCCGGGGTTGGATGAACCTTGGGGGCGAACACCCCTCTCCCCAACCCCTCTCCCACAAGGGGAGAGGGGCTTTGACGGTGGTGACGGTGGTATTTCTCCCTCTCCCCTCGTGGGAGAGGGCCGGGGAGAGGGGGCGTCCGCACCAACCCCCCAACCCTTCCAGCCAGAAACCCTCGCCGCCCTGCTGGCGCTGGTGCCGCAACTCGACCCGACCCAAGCCGGCGAGGGCGCCGCCCGCTTTCATTACCACTTGGCAGCCGCCTTGGCCCACGCCACGGTGAGCGCCGCGCAGCAGCGCAATCTCAGCACCGTGGTGCTGGGCGGTGGTTGTTTTTTCAATGCGCTGTTGAGCCGCTGGCTCACGGCGCGGCTGCGGGCGGCGGGTTTGCAGGTGCATCGCCCGAACACCCTGAGCTGCGGCGACGCCGGTTTGGCCCTGGGCCAAGCCTGGGTGGCCGCTGCCGTGCTGGCTTCAACTTGA
- the hypB gene encoding hydrogenase nickel incorporation protein HypB, translated as MCVVCGCSTTAAGEVHEHVAVNATTGDLHYGAGSARVSVPGMGQARAIKLETDVLGANNQIAAANRAHFAAHGVTAYNLVSSPGSGKTTLLCATLRALKEHAPALPVAVIEGDQQTSNDADRIRATGTPAIQVNTGKGCHLDAQMVADAFARLDLHAHAHHTHEHTHGHGHDHAPDHSHGHEHDHVPPHTHAESLLFIENVGNLVCPAMWDLGEAGKVAILSVTEGEDKPLKYPDMFAAARLMILNKVDLLPYLDFDVPKCIEYAQRVNPGIEVLLVSATKGTGMDAWLDWLLHPQEQAA; from the coding sequence ATGTGTGTTGTTTGCGGTTGTTCCACCACGGCGGCGGGTGAGGTTCACGAACATGTGGCGGTGAACGCCACCACCGGCGATTTGCACTATGGCGCGGGCTCGGCGCGGGTGTCGGTGCCGGGCATGGGCCAAGCACGTGCCATCAAGCTGGAAACCGATGTGCTGGGCGCCAACAACCAGATCGCCGCTGCCAACCGTGCCCATTTCGCCGCGCATGGCGTGACGGCCTACAACCTCGTTTCCAGCCCCGGTTCCGGCAAAACCACGCTGCTGTGCGCCACGTTGCGCGCTCTGAAGGAACACGCCCCGGCGCTACCCGTGGCGGTGATTGAAGGCGATCAACAAACCTCCAACGATGCCGACCGCATCCGCGCCACCGGCACCCCGGCCATTCAGGTGAACACCGGCAAAGGCTGCCACCTCGACGCGCAAATGGTGGCCGACGCCTTCGCCCGGCTGGACTTGCACGCGCACGCCCATCACACGCATGAGCACACCCACGGCCATGGGCATGACCACGCGCCCGATCACAGCCACGGGCATGAACATGACCATGTGCCTCCACACACGCACGCTGAGTCGCTGCTGTTCATCGAAAACGTCGGCAACCTCGTTTGCCCGGCGATGTGGGATTTGGGCGAGGCCGGCAAAGTGGCCATCCTCTCGGTGACCGAGGGTGAGGACAAACCACTGAAGTACCCGGACATGTTCGCCGCCGCCCGGCTCATGATTCTGAACAAGGTCGATTTGCTGCCCTACCTGGATTTCGACGTGCCCAAGTGCATCGAATATGCCCAGCGTGTGAACCCGGGCATCGAGGTGTTGCTGGTGTCCGCCACCAAGGGCACGGGCATGGACGCCTGGCTGGATTGGCTTTTGCACCCGCAGGAGCAAGCCGCGTGA
- a CDS encoding hydrogenase maturation nickel metallochaperone HypA/HybF has translation MHELSLAGGILRVVEDAAERERFTRVSLLRLEAGALSGVDVHALRFALESMVHDTCLQGARIEIDEPPGQAWCMKCALSVPIVSRTDACPHCGGYQLQPTGGTELRVTELLVHDDPVAPAT, from the coding sequence ATGCATGAATTGAGTTTGGCCGGCGGCATCCTGCGCGTGGTGGAAGACGCCGCCGAGCGCGAGCGCTTCACCCGCGTGAGTTTGCTGCGCCTGGAAGCGGGCGCCCTGAGTGGCGTGGACGTACACGCTCTGCGCTTCGCCCTGGAATCAATGGTGCATGACACCTGCTTGCAAGGCGCCCGCATCGAGATCGACGAGCCGCCTGGCCAAGCCTGGTGCATGAAGTGCGCGTTGAGCGTGCCCATCGTCAGCCGCACCGACGCCTGCCCGCATTGCGGCGGCTACCAACTCCAACCCACCGGCGGCACCGAACTGCGCGTGACCGAGCTGCTGGTTCATGATGACCCGGTGGCCCCTGCCACTTGA